tcctttttactctcattttttaacactttgccacaatttatcattttctctgtctACATATGTAGCATTCTTTCTGAACCTTTTGAGAGTTAGGCTACATACACAATGATTATGATTTCGCTTCCCATGTGGGTTTTCCTAAAGGCACCAGTGGACATATCCATATAgtagtgcccccccacccccccactcaccTGCAATTTTGCTTTTCATGTTGGTTATCCACAGTCAACTAGGATTTGGAAGCAGATGATCTGCCTTTTAAAGTATCCTGAGGTCAACAGTAGCCTAAGGCTACATAACAATGCCTTTGTCATTCACCTCATttatctcatcatgtaggcattttaccacctcacatcatcacaaggaTGAGTAcaagttattttgagagacattcacataacttttattgcaGTATATTAATTGTCCAATTCTATTATTGCTGTCGTTAATTTCTTACTtcacctaatttataaattaaactttatcacagatatgtatgtatagaaaaaacCAGTACATACAGGGTTCAGTACTATTCAGTTTCAGGCATCCAGAGGGATCTTGGAACTTATTCCTTGCAGTTAAAGGGGTCATACCATATAAACTCTGGTCTCAGTAATAGCTACATTAATTTAGTCAGTTAACATTTCAATTGTACGTAGCTTAACGAGCTTAATGTTAGAAATGCACCCATGCTCAGAATTCTGAAAAAATCTGGTTTGTGAAGAGAAACCTCTCCCTCTACTTCCCATCCTTTGCCCCCATTGGTGGGGACAGTGGGGTGGCCACAACTCAAACCAGCTCATACATGGTTTCTGGTATCCTGAAGAAccttctgaaaaatttttaatacaggGTGTACTGACCGACTAAAGGCATCCATACCCACTGGCAGGGAACTGTAATTATTCCCCATGATAGAACAATTCCCAGTAAGAATGGGCTGTCAGTTTACCTTGAGTAAACTGTTGTTGCCCTTTGTATGCACAGACCATTATTACAGATTAGATGGGTTGGTGAGGGCCTTGGATTGGCTCCCACAGAGCTTACTGAAACTGGGAATAAAGTTTTCCTGTTGTCAATCTGAAGATTGATGAACAACCAAGTGCAAATGTTAGGCTGCATTCCCGTTAAAGTCCCAGAAGtcacaaaaacactaaaaacctgaggtaaaataaaatgtctcatgGACAATGAATTCAGATGAACAGGTTAAAGAACACAGGATTAGGCTAAAAGCTGACAGATAGCAGAGCCCcctgaaaggagaaaggaggtcTTAGCCAATTTTAAACATCTCTAGCACCTAGTTATCCATCAAGTGCTGTTAAGTACTTCTTATATGAAACGAAAGAGAAGGGATTTACCAGTACACATACATACAGTCGCCAAAAAACTTGCAGATTGGTAAAACACTCTGTAATCAATTACTAGAGAGTCCAGGGTTATTATGAGAGCAAGTTTGAGGGGAAATAATGGAAAAGGGTACACGTTAGCAGAAGCCTCCTTTAACACAGATGAAATTCAGTTCCTAGCAGaagaaaaatccacatatgaAGGCTCTGCATTAGTAAGCAGCAGCCCCTCCATAGACCTGAAACAGGCTAAGGTGGCCAGAGCAAATGAGGGGAGAGGAAAGCTGAAGGTGGACCAGAATCTGATGAAGCAGAGGCATATTATGCTggatttttgcttgctttttttaagTATCCTAAGAATAACAGAAATTTCCTGAAGGATTTTAAATATgggaatgaaacaaaaaaaaaaaaatttttttttaaactttttttgaatGCTAACACCAGgaatggatgggggggggggggtaggtgtaGAGCAACAATGGATACAGGCAGACCCATTATAATAGCACAAGTGAGAGATTATGGCTGCCTAGGTTGGATAATGGTATAGACACATTAGAAATACTTACTGGCCAGGATTTGGGGATTGaatgagagaaggaggagaaacaaaGACTGGGAAATTTTTGGCCTGAACACCTAAGAGGATGATGTGATGGTGCCATGTGTTAAGATGAGCTTTAGGTGTTTAAAAACATTGATAGGTTTTCactaaatgtatacaaatatcacataaaattaaaaaatgaaataaaatagcattGTCTTTAATACTTGAGAAAACTACAAAATCATGTCATAATTTCAAAGTATATTCCTTGATCAACTATGGTCTTCCCAAAATTTCTCAGTCTCAGTGTCTGAGCTTACTAAAAATTGCCAACATCAATTTTAgattgtcattttaaaagaatttcctaTCGCCCttataacaaatacaaaaatgaccTACAAAGCTTGGTCCCACCTTGTCCTTTGGCTAATTTTGCCTACTTTTAGTTCTTGCAGTATGCTTCTGCCTTTGGATCTTTGGACATTTTTTCCTTTGCGAAGAACAACTCTACTCCTAGCTAACAGCTActtgttttctcaatttcaatTCAGCTATCACTTCCACATGAAATTAGGCCCCCACTGTGTGCTCTTATAGGAAattatgttttctcttctgagaatttatggtttttaatgtttacatatatgtCCCCCAAGGACAGAGATCATATCTACTTTGTTCTATCACTGAAAccctaaaaacataaaacatagaaCCTGCCACCCAGCAGGCATTCCAACTTCTGTTGAACAATGAATGAATACGGTAACAAGGCAAGCTGAAGGCTACTAAATTAGATTTAATCCAAATTCTGTTCTTCCCTGGCAATCTTACATCAGGCTAGACAGAGAGcaatttattttatcatctctaaaacaggataaaacataaacataaccACTTTGCATACAAGAACTACCAATGTAGAAGTTTGGCAagggtattttgtttttaataggctAAATGCTACATAACTGCATTTTACTGAAGACAGAAAACAAGTATGATATTCCTTATAATCAAAGAACTAATTAAAACTGTGAAATTAAATGCAGATCATCtaaaatttactatttataaCAAGTATATCCTTAACTATTTTCAAGATTTTAGCgctactaaaattaaaaaaaaaaaaaaaaaaaaaaaaaaaaggcaatactaCATAGAAAAATTTCTGGATTCTTGTAAAgtgttactgttttattttttattttgtcgaATACACATCTGTTTTACTGGCAGTCCAGATAAACAAgtatataaaggaaatatttaaattttcttttggcaGATGTCTAAACTGTGCAGATTAAAATGCCTTAATTTAACCTGAAGAAATGGTTTTGAATCATACaaagttttaagaagaaaaataaagactgtccAAAGGGATTCTCCTAGCTTATAACACATTTCCAGAataactctcaaaaaaaaaattcaaaaatactcattgactactttaaaaatatgttgataCCATATGGCTTTATGaaataacttctaaaatttatatttttttttatttaaaaaggaccCCAAGTTTTAAATAAACTGCTAGCAATATCATTTTCCTCACTTAAAAGTGCATCTCTCTGAGGGTGGGACATACATACTTTTTGAACAAATAatgatttttacaaatttttaacacaaaaaaaatcacttaaaatatttttaagggggAAAAGAGTTTTCACCAAAAGTCATCTTTAAATAGACTGCAGCAGATGAAACTGTtaactgttgtttttgttttccatcagAATTCTCAATGAGATGCTTTGGCAGTTTTAACACATATCACGGTCTCTCCCAAGAGACACTGACATTAATGATGTCCGTGGAGATGGCAAttgccttgatggctcagtttgAATAGAGACATTACTGGGCTGGTTCTCCAAATCAGAGGCAAAGGTACTCTCTTCTCTTACATCAAGAGTTTGTTCAACTGAAGCTGCCTGGGATGGAATATTATCCACAGTTTTGTTGGCATTATTCAAGTTGTTATTAAGCATGGTAGTATTACACTCCGTGTCTAGGATGCCAAATTCATCTTCTATTGTAACTACATCTTTAGCTTCAAATGGTTCGAAGGGAGGAGGCAAAAACTCACTTTGTAAAGAGTCTTGAGGACCACTATTATCGCATTCTGTATCCTCCTTTACTTCAGAATCCTTATCACTATCACTGTCAATGGTAATTACAACTGGTGAGCGTGAAGCATTGTCCCCATGATGCTTCTTATGCTTCTTCTTgtgcttcttctttttctttttatggtgtcTAGTCGTATCAGTAGCTTTCCCTTCATAAACTATCTCCACACTCAAGCTCCGggtcctcctttttttcctcttgtgttttgtctctctgtctgaTGACCGGCTGTCTGAAAAGCTATCACTCTCATTTTTGTGGTTTCCATCTAATTTTGACGAGGATTTTTGGTAATGGCTTTCCTTTACTTTAGAAGCAAATTCACGAGAAGGTTGGGCCACTTCGTTAGTACCCTCCAAATGACGCGTTTTGTATTTTCGTTTCCCCCCAGGCTTTTCATTTCTTACCCAATCAGGCCCTGTAGATGCAGTCTTTGATCTATTACTAGATAGGCTCCTTGATCTGTGCCTTTCATAGTAGTAATACTTCCTTTcactgtgattattttttttccttgcatttgTTCTTTCAGAAAAGGACTGAATTCTAAACTCTGGACTTGAAGATTGTCTGGAATAATGAGCTCTGGACAGAGTCCTCCTCCTGTATGATGATTCGTAGCCATCCCTGTCCTTGTTTCTACTATAGTAAGTGTACTCCCACTTATATCTGCTTCCATAattatttcttaagtaataaCGATCTCTATTTCTGCTCCGTGATCTTCTTTTACCATGATCACTGCTACGAGATCTTGATCTGCTTGTGCTTTCACTACTTAGAGAGAGAGTCTGGCTTCTTCTTGACCAGCTGCTATCTCTAGTTCTTGatctctttttgtctcttctaCCTCTAGGTCTGCTACTCTCCCTGCTTCTGGATCTTTtgcttttcatccttttcttcccATGATGCTTTCTACGATTCTTCTGATCATGCCCACTTCTACTCTGGGAACGTGAATCTGAACTTCTTGACCTTGCCCTCCTCCTGTGTCTACGGTTATATGGGGAATATACTCTGTCTCCTCTGATAGATGAGCTCAGGTCTCTAGGAGATGACAATGATGTTGagtgtttctcttccttcttcgaCTTGATTCTTTTACCAGAACCACAAtgacctttatttatttgctcatccTTTCCAAGGACAGAGCGTGGAGATGAACATCTACTAACATCACTATCACCAGAACTGTAAGATTGTTCTTGTGTCTTcactgtctccattttctcataaGAGCCTAACTCCTCAGAATCAGAGGACAGTTCAACAAGTTCTGGGGTCCTCTCAGCTAGTGGTTTAACAAACCCAACAATGACACAATTATCTGAAGAAGAATCACTGTCATTATTTAGGTCTTCATTACTTTGTACTCCTTGTATCTGAGATGTAGCTCTTCCTGCTACAAGTTCTTCATCTGAACTATCAGAAGTATTTAAAAGGGAAGACATGGCAGCATGTACCTGCTCTGAGCTTGAGTAAGATGGCCCTGGAGTTTCGTCATCCCATGGTGCTTGACTAACAGTGGTTACATTGATATCCAACTCTTGGGTTTCAGCTTCATCTGGAGATATTGTTATAACTGAAGAATCAGAATGGCTACCTTCTTCATATGAAGGAGCAGGACAATCATAGTTAGCATGCTGGTCAAAAGCTGCCATGTTAAAGGGAGATCGAGCAAAACTGATAAATTCATGTATAAAATGCTCAGTCCGATTAAGTAAAAACGGTCTTAAGTCAGATACAAACTCCCGACTCTCCAAGTCATAGCGAGTAACATTACTCATGATGATGTGCTGGACAATATTCACTAAAGATCCATGAGCTCCAAAAAGAACTGTAAGTTCACGTTTTAACCAGGGGACTAATCTGTG
Above is a window of Panthera tigris isolate Pti1 chromosome D4, P.tigris_Pti1_mat1.1, whole genome shotgun sequence DNA encoding:
- the TOPORS gene encoding E3 ubiquitin-protein ligase Topors encodes the protein MYVPINKCLFEQTGDHKNDGDSIDLCLEGSQSSPSGSGGDDGGRAGARPRVFRPRPRCRRPSTAHALRTRVLCFDARGAAEWVSLSAAAPQAAIGDERFTSQGSQQPPGSPLSREEGEAPPPAPVPEGRRRSRRVRLRGSCRHRPSFLGRRELGTGAPAGPAPASSEIMASAAKEFKMDNFSPKAGTSKLQQTVPADASPDSKCPICLDRFDNVSYLDRCLHKFCFRCVQEWSKNKAECPLCKQPFDSIFHSVRAEDDFKEYVLRPSYNGSFATPDAPRFRYRTTMTNRSTSVYSPSSTVNRRTTTPPDSGVLFEGLGISARPRNGEIPQLMRQIAIRRPTTADERSLRKIQEQDIINFRRTLYRAGARVRNIEDGGRCRDISAEFFRRNPACLHRLVPWLKRELTVLFGAHGSLVNIVQHIIMSNVTRYDLESREFVSDLRPFLLNRTEHFIHEFISFARSPFNMAAFDQHANYDCPAPSYEEGSHSDSSVITISPDEAETQELDINVTTVSQAPWDDETPGPSYSSSEQVHAAMSSLLNTSDSSDEELVAGRATSQIQGVQSNEDLNNDSDSSSDNCVIVGFVKPLAERTPELVELSSDSEELGSYEKMETVKTQEQSYSSGDSDVSRCSSPRSVLGKDEQINKGHCGSGKRIKSKKEEKHSTSLSSPRDLSSSIRGDRVYSPYNRRHRRRARSRSSDSRSQSRSGHDQKNRRKHHGKKRMKSKRSRSRESSRPRGRRDKKRSRTRDSSWSRRSQTLSLSSESTSRSRSRSSDHGKRRSRSRNRDRYYLRNNYGSRYKWEYTYYSRNKDRDGYESSYRRRTLSRAHYSRQSSSPEFRIQSFSERTNARKKNNHSERKYYYYERHRSRSLSSNRSKTASTGPDWVRNEKPGGKRKYKTRHLEGTNEVAQPSREFASKVKESHYQKSSSKLDGNHKNESDSFSDSRSSDRETKHKRKKRRTRSLSVEIVYEGKATDTTRHHKKKKKKHKKKHKKHHGDNASRSPVVITIDSDSDKDSEVKEDTECDNSGPQDSLQSEFLPPPFEPFEAKDVVTIEDEFGILDTECNTTMLNNNLNNANKTVDNIPSQAASVEQTLDVREESTFASDLENQPSNVSIQTEPSRQLPSPRTSLMSVSLGRDRDMC